The Deltaproteobacteria bacterium genome includes the window TTCGCGGATTGGCAAAGGCGGGTTTCCCTTTGTCAAGACGCTCTTTGTTCAAGCGCCTAAAAGCATCAAGGGGGATAAATACCTCTCCTCTTACCTCCAGACGAGAGGGCGCTGTCATGGAGGCAGTCTCAAGCAGGGCCAGGGGAATCGTCCTGATCGTCCTGATGTTCAATGTAACGAGCTCACCGGTGTATCCGTCACCTCTGGTGGAGGCCTCTATCAGGCTGCCGTTTTCATACACCAACTCCACAGCCACACCATCCATCTTTGGCTCGGCAGTGTAAAGGATTTCCGTTTCTGTCTTCAGGAACCGCCGAACCCTCTGATCAAAGGCCAGCACATCTTCTTCGCTAAAGGCGTTTTCCAGGCTCAACATGGGAATGGTGTGAGCAATTGTTTCAAATTTCTCAAGGGGTGGCGCGCCCACCCGCTGCGTCGGGGAATCAAACTCAATAAGCGCCGGATACGCTGTCTCAAGGGCGATAAGCTCCTGCATCAGACGGTCGTATTGGGCATCAGAAACCTCTGGCTCGTCCAATACATAATAAGCATAATTGTGCCGACTAATAGTTTCTCTGAGTTCGGCAATCATCTTTCTGGGATCTTCGTTCATGGCCAAAAACTATGCCTCTTCCTAACCCGGACAAGCCGGAACCAAAAAAGAAAAAATTACCACGTGCTGTTCTCAAGGCGAACGCCGCAACGCACGAAAATACGTCTCTTCTCAAGGCGAACGCCGCAACACACGAAAATTCTAATACTATCTCTATTTCGTGCTTTCGTCCTTTCGCGCCTTCGTGATTATCTTATTACTTCTCCTTGACCACGGATTGGCTCATTTTTTGACATATCCTGTGTATAACCTCGGCTGCCACCTTGCGCGATCTGTTGAACCTTTTGCTTGAAAACCCGGGCATCCAGCGCAGTGAGCCAATCTCATCTGAGACCACAAGCAGCGCCCCTATGTCCACCTGACGGAACCTGGCTACGGTAAATAAAGCCGAGAGTTCCATATCCACGCCAAGCACACCCCTGTTTTGAAACAAAATGACGTCCTGCTTGGTTTCTCTGTAAGGGGCATCCGTTGACCACACAGCGCCCCTGTGAAAAGAGATCAAGCCCTCCTTGAAGCTCTGCTCAATGGCCTTAAACACAATCCCCGACGGCCTTGGGCGTGAATCAGCCACCGGGTAGTGCCCGGATGTCCCCTCCCCTATCACCGCCCTGTCAGGAACCACGAAGTCTGAAATCTGCACCACCTGTTGCAGCGAACCGCACCACCCAAAAAAGAGGATCTTTTGCGCCCCCAGCACAATTAACTTCTCAAGAACCATTGCTGCGTAAGGGGCGCCAAGCACAGGTCCGACCAAGGTGATGTCCTGATGAGACACCGCAACCGTGTACAAATTGCTCGTCAGAATTCTGGACCTTGCTCTGCCTTGGATGCCCATCGATCTCCGCATCAGGGCCAGATCTTTTTCCATGGCCACCATGACAGCGACAGGACCGATACTGGGATCGTGCTTGCCCTTTCTGGGACAAATAATTGCATCTTGCGTCATGCCTTGGTCACGGACTCCCGGTTTTTTCTTTGATCAGGTGTCTGGCCTTTTGACCCTGCCTTGTCAGGGGTTCCAGTCCTACCGGTGATCTCACGAAGAAACGGCAGCGCCTCTTGTTTGTAAACAACATCCCACACATATCGGCGCATCACATTGCGAAACATCAGGTGAGTATTTGAACATGCCAAGTATTCGACAATGCGCCCTGCAATAAACAATGGAGGTTCATCCAGCCCAAAGAAACATACACCCTCACCCAGTTCCCTAAACGGCCAGATGTCGGAGCAAGCAATGGGCAGTTTGATCATACCTGCCTCCAACAACGGCAGCCCAAAGCCTTCGTCCTTACTCGTCATAAGGAGCAGATCCGCCATAAGATAAAGGTCTCGAATAAAGACACGATCAGAAACCAGCTTTGTCTTATTGCGAAACCTGTACTCGGCCAAAATAGCGATGTTGTCCTGCAGGCCCAGTTCCTTGATCCAGTACCGCAGTCTTCGGTAATACGCCACAGCCCGTTCTTCATGAGGATCATAGGCGCCTGTGAGTACAAAAAGGACGTTATGACCCAATAACTTGATCCCTCGAATGATGTGGATGGCGAGCTCCAGGTTCTTTCGCGGCGTGATCCTTGACGGCTGCACGACCACAAGGTCCCGGCCAAACAGATCAAGTTCTTCTGATAGCATCACCGATCTTTGATCAACGTAGAAAAAGCGCACCGGATCAATCCCGTTGTGTATAACCCTCCACGAGGCATCTCCACAGTGTTTCCTGAACAACTCCTTTCGTGACTCCGAGACAGTCACGTAATGTATGTTCGGATGCACGTGCTGAAGCACAAGCCATGGGAGCCCGTTCAGATATTTCGGGGGACCGGCTTGAAAATAAGGCGAATCGTGGGCCCAACTCACCACTACCGGGCCGTCTTCCGAATCTGCAAGACGTCGCAAGCCCAGGGTCAGGGGAAGGTTAAACGGCATGTGAAGCACATTATGGGCAATTATGATATCAATGTCTCGAGACCAGTCTTTTAGAATTCCATGAATCCTGTTTGTGGGCCCCTCCAAGGCCCCTTGACGCCCCTTCTTGCATTCTTCCTGGGCCTTGATGATCCGAGCGTTTTTTGAACCCAAGACCGGTTCTATCCGTACAGGAAAATCCTTGGTGAATACCTCACCCATGCCGGCCAGCACTGAGACCGAGTGGCCCCTCCGATGAAAAACAGAGGCCTGCTGACTGAGGATCTCTTCCACGCCGCCTATAACCGGCGGGCACGAGTAGTGCAAAATCCCCAGCCGTAAAGACACCCCAGAGGTCTTGTCAGGATTGTTCACAGGCATATGTTACCGGAAAGATTCTATCAAAGGCAGAAGCTTTCTCTCCAACACCTCATATGAGAAATGCCTCTTGCCTAACTCATAATTCTTCTCGACGATCCATCCTATGTTCCCAGGTTCCAGAAATGATTTGATCCGGTCTATGAGCTCAGACGTGACAAAGGATTCAAATGAAATGACGTCAAAGCCGCATGGTTCAATATCTTCTATGAATATTGAATAGCGATTTACGACAACCGGCTTCTTGAAGTAGATCGCTTCCAGAAAGGCATTTCCGAACCCTTCATAACCTGAAGGGTACGTAACCAGATCGGCATTGTGATATGCATCTTCAATCGTGTATTTCCTGTCGCATCTAGCCTTAAAACATCTGGCTGATCCGATTTTGTCACCCACATATACGACCTCTACCCCAAGACGTTCGGCGTATTCTATCACCCGTTTGGCATAGAGACTACCCTCGTCACCGGATTCATGGGAAATTACGACTCGGGGCCGCTTAAGCTTCATCAGACTCACTAGCTCAACTGCCCGTTCAATCCACTTCCGGGGCACAACCCTTGTGGGCTGAAGGACAAAGAGATCATCATCTTCAAACTCGAGTTCTTCACGGAGTAACTTGCCGTTGGGAGGCGGTGGAGGCGGGCTTGCAAAATCAAAAACATTTGGAATAACCACATTGCTCATACCCTTCCGGAAGCTCAGTTGCCGGGAAGCCTCGGAGTTTATGACCACATGACGCATGGACCGAAGATTCGGGGGAAAGGAACACTGGAGGTGGTCGTGAACGGCGTTGATGAGAAAGCGTTTGCGTTCCCAGCTAAAATCGTGGTGGTGCGCTATGGCCGGCATTCCTGTCTCGGCTATGAGCTCTGTGAGCGCCCACCCCAGAGGAATGTTCATCGGAATGGCCAGGGCATTTTCCGGAATCAGTAAATCAATGTTAAAATGGCCGCAAAACTCGTAAAGTCTTGACTTGAGATGTTCCTTGAGCTCAGCCATCTTTGCAGAGAGCGAGGCCCTGCGTGTAGTCTTCTCAAAACACAGGGTAGTGATTTCGAGAATCTCGGGTGCTTCAAAATGGGCCACGGGTTCCAAAAAAGACCGATCCTGCGGCGTATCGAGTTCTCCCCCGAAAAAATAGCATTCATAGCCGTTTCGTTCCAGAACCTGATACCACTTGTAGGTCTCCAACGTCACGCCGTCTGTTCCGGCAATCCGTGTGGATACAAACCCGACTCTTTCCATCACGATTCTCTCCTCTTCACTGCTCGCCAGCGCGTCTTTGTGCTTGAGATCTCGCCTTAAGGCTTTCTCAGTAACCTCTTAATCTTATAGCATCATTCAGCCAGCTTGGCTATCTCAAATACGACCTGATCATAAAATCGCTGCGCGATTTTATGCAACGCGGCGCCGACTTCGCCATAGTAGCCATGGCTACGACGGCTGAATTCCCCGCTACGAAAAAAGGAAATTCCTATACTATCAAGTTATCCGGGTTAGATGCCGATACAAGGCAAGGAAAACAAGTCCCGAGTCAATGTCATTGACTTAGGCTCAAGTCAGTGTTAGTTTGTCATTTCGAGCGAAGCGCGTGCCCTGCCCGCCTTGGCGCGACACAAGTTGGAGAGTGCCTAGGAGAGAAAAACCCGGTCTGGGCCAGGGGCGCGACATGAGAATAATAACCGGTGCTATTTCAGCCGTCATCCGACTCAGGCGGACTATGGCGAAGTCGGCATATGAACCCGGTCTGGGCCAGGGAAAAATCTTGTTCTGCTTGAATTCAAAGGAGTTCTCGTCGCCAATGCTCCTCGAAATGACAGAACAAAATTCCTTAAGTTAATGGCATTGGGTCCCGAGTTGGAAGCGTTCTCAATAATTCAAAATGCATGATATGGGAAAACTCTGTTGAAAATCAAATCCTCTTTTCACTCGACTGGAATAGGGTCTTTCAAGGGGCTGGCTGCCAAGTATTGCGATATTGGGGATAGGCTCTGCGCTTATCTGGAAAGAAAGACGCCACATAGGCCTGCCACGCATTCCCGAACTCTTATTCTTTTAAAGAGGTCAGAAATCCGTTCGTGAAATAGAAGTGTCTATCCCCGTATATCCATTCTTCCTTTCTCATTTCTTGGGTTTCCAATACCACATGCCTCTTTTCAGGCACACCCAAAACCTCCTTCACCTGCCAAGTGTCCATGCCAATGACTATGCTCTTCTTATCAATGACAGCTCTTTGGAATCGTCCTGCAGGCGCCGGCAATTCAAACAGCTTTCTGTTTTCCCTTGCCAGCCACCAGCCAAAGATAAATCCCAAGACTATCAGAAAAATAACAGCCAGTTTTTTCATCACTTGTTCTTTACATTGACCCAGCCCTAACCTTTATTAAAGTTTAACATCCATCAACAAGAACATCAATCAAGATCATGAGCTGTGGTGAGAGGTGAGATGACAAGACAAAAGGCTGTTCGCGAATCAAGTGTTGAAATGGCCCAGGTGATGTTTCCCTCGATGATTTCGCTGGATGAAAACAGGAGACCCATGGCGGTTCCCAAATTTGAGCGCCAACTCTGCGAATTTATTCTTGCGTGAGCCCTAAGAGCGAAACGCGCTGGGGAGCTGAGAAAAAAGCTGAACAAGGAGTGAAGTTGTTTTTGAGCGAGCCTTACGTATCCATCAACTCCGCATTCCAATACAGATAATCAACCCAGGCATTGGGAACACTTCTCACACCGATCGTAACCATGATAAACGGCACCCAAGAGGGCTTTACGGGTTTCTTTAAGAGTCTGAAACCCGCCTCCTTCATGGTTCTACCTCCCTTGATCCGGTTACACATGCAACATGACGTGACAATATTGGTCCATTCGGTTTTTCCACCGTGCCTCTTGGGCACAACGTCATCAAAAGAAAGATCTTTCGACTCAAACTTCTGCCCGCAGTATTGGCATCGGAATCCGTCCCGGCCATAGATATTGAGCCTGGAAAACTTGATATCCCTCTTTCTGTATCTCACGAATCTAAGGAGCCGAAGCACTGACGGAAGTTTGATAGCGAAGGTTACGGAGTGGATATCCCTTTCGTACTCCTCCAACACCTCCACCTTTCCCAAGGTGAGAAGCCTTATGGCCCTTTTCCAGTCGATCACCTTCAAAGGCTCAAAAGTTGCATTCAACAGTAATACCTGCTCCATACGGCCCCCCGAATCTCTGGCTACCGTTGCTTTTCGTTTGTTTTTATAATGTACTTTGATACGTGGTGTCAACCAGAATATGGACGGAAATGTCTTAAACGAGGTCTCGATCTATCTAAATGGGAGAATTGGCACGAAACCTGAATAATACAACCCGATCAGGAGCTGTAAGTTGTGGGTGATGATCTGAGTATTAGGTCAGTATATATCGACTGTCACAAGTGTAAGCATTACTATGTCACTTGGGATAAGGACTTTCCCCATGGATGCCGCGCCATGGAGTTTAAGGGGCGAGGATTCCCCTCTGCACTTGTGCGACGGAACTCAGGGATTCCTTGTCTTTTGTATGAACCAAAGGAGCGGCCCATCAAGCGGCCTTTTTCTTAACGAGGGGATATTTGTGAGAATAAGAGTCATTATATAAGACAATCTGTACGGCTTCACAGGTTTTTGGGTTTAGAACCATCGGCCCGATAAGGTTTGCCGTCATTTTTTCAGGCGCCCCCCTGGGGATGGTGACAATGATGTAGCACTCCAAAGCAACCTTCTCGCCTTGTTGGTCCCATCCCATTGCCTGAACCGCAGCATCCAGGTCAACCTCGTAATCGGGCTTGAATAACCATCGGTTGGTAATGACAAAGGCCAGCGCGGGATCATCAAGGGACTGATACCAGAAAAAAGGGGACTCTTCTTTGTGCTGGATAAGGCAGAATCGCTTTTTGTCTGCAAAACCAAGCATTCCATGGGACATGCTAATTAGCTTTTCTTCCGGCAGTTCCACGGTCCCGAATCGCGTGGTTTCAACCTTCATACTATCCTCCCGCTCCTATTGTCACACTCATTGTTGGTTCCACACAGTTGTGCTGCCGCTGCAAAATCATTGGCTTCCACCCGTGCGGCCAAGAGGTTTTCTTCCTGAATCCTGTTATAGATCTCGCCGCGATGAACCGCTATTCCCTTTGGAGCCTCGATCCCAAGCTTGACCTGTGATCCCTTGATTTCCAAAACGCTGACAACTACATCATCACCGATGTTTATCTCTTCTCCCGACTTCCTTGTCAGTATAAGCATGCCGCCCTCCCTGGCGTCACAACCAGATATTACATGTAATTCACCAAACTCAACTGGAGAACCTTGGAAGATGCAGCCAGGGCAGCCTGGTAGGCCACCTCCTTGGCCTTCAAGTCCATGATCGCCTCCGTGATCTCTGCATCCTCAATCTTCGAAAGACTTTCGGTAGTTGCAATATCCAGATTCTGAAGCACGTTATCCTTGATCTCCATGCGGATCATCTTGGACCCTACATCGGCAATCTGGGCAGAATTGTGGTCAAAATGAGTATCCAGGTTTGTCATGGCTGTTTGAATGCCGCTGATGTCGTTGCCCTGCAGGGCTGTTTTCAAGTCCTTCAATATTCTAAAAATATCGTCACTACCGCCCGCGCCCGAAGGTTGGAACGCGGCCTGTCCGTCGCCTCCGATCTCTACTGTGGCATCTTTGCCTATCTTTATAGTAAACGGGTTGCTGTCCCCGTTGTATGTGACACTGTTGTCGCTGTTGAGCGTGAAGGCCGCTGCATCCGTTTTCGACCCGGCAAAAACATACCGCCCGTTCACCTGGGTATTAGCCAGGGAGACAACCTCTTCTAGAGTATTCTGAACGATCTCGGCCGCAGAACGCCTTTCCGCTGCCCCGGTGTTGGCGCTGGCCATCTGAACACACAAGGCCTTGGCCTCTGAAACCAGGTCCTGAACGCTGGTCTGGGCGCTTTCAGAAGCAACAAGCCAGGATTTGCCCATAGATATGTTGCGGCTCAACTGCTCAATGTTGGAAAGACTCGATTTCATGCTGAGCACCTGGGTCAGGCCCACGGGATCATCAGAAAGCTTGAGAATACGCTTTTGAGTCGCCACCACCATGTTTGCCCTGTTCAATTCCTCAGTGATCTTGGCCAGGTTGAGCTTTACATTATCGAAAATAATCTTGTTCGATACTCTCATGGCAAATCCCCTTCCATTACTTTACACCGAGCAACGTCTGCAACATCTCATCCGATACGCTAACGAGCTTGGCTCCTGCTGCAAAGGCATGCTGATACTGCATGAGCTGGGTCATCTCCTCGTCAAGAGAAACGGATGAAATGCTCTCCCTCATGGTCTTGAGTTCATTCACCATGACTTCATTGAAGGCCCTGCTCCGCGAGATACTCGACCCCTTGATCCCCAGAGAACCCACCAGGCTGTGGTAGTACTCCTCAATTGTAGCAGTGCTAGTCCCCTCAGTGTTCCCGTTGATCCTGTCGTAAGTCCATTCTGAGACGGACATGGAGGTGTATTGCAGGTCAACAATTGCAAGCGCATTGGTGTTGTCGCCAGTGGCAAAGGTCCCGTAACCGGAAGATGTTACGTCGCTGTCTATCTTGGCCGCAGCGATGTAGTCTTTGTCAGAGCCAATTACATCGTTTACACCCATGCCCCCGGCAGCCGAGCCTGTGAAAAACGTGTTGATCCCGAGCGCGGCCAGGACATTACTCGTGTCATCTGAAAACGCAAAGGTGTGGTTATTCGTAGTCGTAATTGCCAACTTCCCATCAGCGTTAACGCTGGCTGATATGTCTGGATCGAGTGCGGTAATGGCTGTTGCTATGTCGTTTAATGTGGTTACACCAGCAGTCACAGTCACAGTTGTCCCTCCCCCGTTCGCCAGAGTGTCTGTACTGTCATATAGCCAGACTTCAAACGTCCCACCACTGATCTTTTCATAGTAATCCAGACCGGAGGCAGAACTTGTAAGGGCCGCGCCCGGAGCTGAAGCGCCGTACGTACCGGTCGCCGAGCTGAAAGTGGTCAACCCAACACCCTGGCTGTGCTGCTTGTTTACAGCCCAGATGAATTCAGAGGCCAGCTCTGTCAGGTCCTGCTTGTATTTCGCCACGATTTCGTCCCGCATATCAAGCCATCCGCCCAGCTTCCCCTTGCTGATATTGTCCGTTATGTCAACCTCATTGCCGCCGGAGCCCTGCCATTTGACTGAACTCCCGTCGAGCTCAATGTCGTATCCGTCATTACCGTCAACGAGAACAACACCCTTGGCCGAAACGATGGTAAACGCCCCATTGCTCTGCTCAAAGATCTTCATGTCTATGTACTCGGCAAGTTCTGAAGCAAGCACGTTGCGCTGATCCCTCAGGTCATTAGCCGAAGCATCGATCTCCAGACCAGCGATTTCATTGTTGAGATTAGCGATTGCGGCCGTAATTTCATTGACCCTTCCTACGCCGGCCTTAACCGCGTTGGTCAAATCCGTGTTGAGCTGCAACAAATCGGAATCAATGGATTTAAATTGCTGTGAGATGAGGAGGCTATGCTCGTAGAGGGCAATCCGTTCGGCAGCACCCGAGGGATCATTTGATATATCATGCCACAAATTCCAAAACTCCCCCAGCATAGTGCTCAAACTGGTGTCTGAGTTCTCGTTAAACAGCCCCTCCATGGCCAGCATATAATTTTCCATTTCTTTGTAGCAATAAAGGCTCGATTTTTGCTGCATGACACGATTTTCAATAATCTGGTCACTGGCCCTAACGATCTCGGTTGTGTCCACCCCCCTGCCGAGAAGCACGCCACCAAAGGGCGCAGGTTTCTTTGCTTCAAACACAGCAGTCTGCTTGGAATAACCAGGCGTATTCACGTTGGCAATATTGTGGCTGGTTACGTAGATACCGTACTGCTGTGCTGCCAGGGCGTCTTTGGCAATGCTCAATACCAGTCCGATACCAGATGACATAGTTACACCTCTCTAGTGAGCAACACATTCGCCGGGCCGTTGGAATTCAGAGACCCGCAGCCATTGTAAAGGGGTTCTGCCGTATGCCCATTTGCAATGATACTGATGAGCTGATCAAGAAAATCAAGGCTCTGTTCAATAAACTGCTTGTTCTCCCGGCTCCGTTGCCGGGTCTCTGTCTTCAGGCCTACGAGAGACAAATAGGCCTTCTTAAACCGTTTACGTTCCACAGACGGAATAAGCGACAGCACTGTGGCCAGGGAAAAAGATGATACATCCATACCGTGGTCTATGGAGGCCTCGGACAGAGCGGCCAGCGCCTTTACGCGGACCGCCTCGATGCGAGGCACAATTGACTGTTTTTTATCGGAGATCTCCCATAGGGCGTCCATATCGGTCTTGATCAGGAACTCGCGTTCCTGTTTCAAACATTCCACAAGATCCTGATACAGCATGATTTTTTCATAAAACAGATCTTCAAGGCTCTTAATTGGCGCTTTCATAGGGATTTTCTCCTGTTTCGGAATCACACAAGGTTCTTATCGGATAAAATGCTTACTTGCTAAAGTTGAGGACTCGGCGCCAGACATCTTGTCATATTGCTTTGCAACTTGATCCGTCAATTTCTCATAGAGTAACTGCCCGAGTCCCATGCCTCCCCCCTTTGCCACGGACTGGGCCATTTGTTCATCCAACATCGATTTGTAAATTTTGCTCTCGTGAGAGCTGTCGAGAAGCCCGTTTTCAGGAATGCTCTTTCGCGCTGATTTCAGGACAAAATAGATAAAAATCGATTCAAAATCAGCGCACGCCTGTCTGAGCTTCGCGTCTTTCCGGTCTGTCCCTTTCAAAACAACATGGGCTCTCAGCCCTATCTCGCTTGCTGTTATGCCTGTCATGTCACTCATTGGTCGCCTGTCACTGGTCATTCGTCACCTGCCATTGGCGCCTCCTGCTTACTTCTTACTGCCATCCGAAATCCGGCATCCAACCTATTGATCACCAACCACCGACTATCTCTTTTTACATAAGCTCCAGTTTGGCATGAAGCCCGCCGGCAACCTTTATGCACCTAAAAATGGTGATCAGATCTCTTGGGGTTACTCCGATGGCATTGAGCGCCCTGACCAATTCGCCAATGGTGCTGCCACTGGGAAGCAGAATTAACCTGTTGTTTTCCTCTTGAACAGCGACATCAGTATCAGGGGCCACGACCGTCTGTCCTCCCGGCCCCATAACGACACCGTCTTCAGGTTTGAATTGTTGGGTCCCGCTTTCGAGAGGTGGTGTAGGAGCAAAGGGGGCAGGCTGAGACACGGAAGCGCGCTCCTTGATTACAATATTCAAATTACCGTGGGCCACGGCCACCGTGGAAATCCTGACATTCTCGCCCATAACAACCGTGCCTGTCTTCTCATTTAACACCACTTTCGCAACCGTGTCGGGCGTTACCTGAAGGCTTTCCAGAGCCGCAACCATCTCCACCACACGTTCACGAAACTCTTCCGGTATGCGCATCTTAACGGTCCCGGAATCAATTGTACTGGCCAGATACCGGCCGAATTTTGTATTGATTGCATTACGCACCCTGACAGCTGTTGTGAAGTCAGGATTGCCCAAGGCGATAGTAAGCTCCTGCTTGCCTTGCATAGGCACAGGGATTTCACGCTCAATCGTGGCCCCCCCTGAAAGCCTGCCCGCAGTGGGATGGTTCTTGGTCACACCTCCGCCGGCAGCGCCGCCGGCAGCAAAACCACCGACCGAGACAGGGCCCTGGGCCAAAGCATAGATCCTTCGATCCACACCACGTAAAGGCGTTAATAAAAGAGTGCCCCCTTGAAGACTCTTGGCATCTCCTATGGAGGAGACCAGCACATCAATCTTGTTTCCAATTCTCGCAAAGGGAGGCACGTTGGCAGTCAATATAACAGCAGCCACGTTTTTGACTGAAATAGCTGATTTGTCCACATGGATGCCCAGCCGTTCGATCATGTTGGCCAGGGACTGCACCGTAAAGCCTGTCCCGGACTTATCCCCTGTGCCGTTTAATCCAACGACAAGGCCGTAACCGACAAGTTGGTTGTTCCTAATGCCTTTGATCGATGCCAGGTCTTTGACCCTCGCGGCGAAAACCTCGGAAACCAAAAGCATCAGCAAGGCTATGGTGAAGCAAATTGTCTTTGACTGTGTTGCTGTTGTTTTCATATATCTAATTCCTAAAACGGCCATACCCAGTCAACTGCTCGCATGAGCCAGCCGGGACGCTGCTTGTCCGCTATCACGCCTTTGCCGGAATATTCTATCCTTGCATCCGCAACATAGGTTGACTGAATCTCGTTGCTGGTGTCAATATCTTCAGGCCGAATTATCCCGGAGATAGCAATGTGTTGGGTCTCGTTGTTAACCTTAATCTCTTGTCTGCCAAATATGCGAAGATTTCCGTTGGCAAGCACCTGTATCACTCTTGCCGTAACGTAAGCGTCTAGTTCGCCTTCGCGATTATT containing:
- the csrA gene encoding carbon storage regulator CsrA, translated to MLILTRKSGEEINIGDDVVVSVLEIKGSQVKLGIEAPKGIAVHRGEIYNRIQEENLLAARVEANDFAAAAQLCGTNNECDNRSGRIV
- a CDS encoding HNH endonuclease, coding for MEQVLLLNATFEPLKVIDWKRAIRLLTLGKVEVLEEYERDIHSVTFAIKLPSVLRLLRFVRYRKRDIKFSRLNIYGRDGFRCQYCGQKFESKDLSFDDVVPKRHGGKTEWTNIVTSCCMCNRIKGGRTMKEAGFRLLKKPVKPSWVPFIMVTIGVRSVPNAWVDYLYWNAELMDT
- the flgL gene encoding flagellar hook-associated protein FlgL; this translates as MRVSNKIIFDNVKLNLAKITEELNRANMVVATQKRILKLSDDPVGLTQVLSMKSSLSNIEQLSRNISMGKSWLVASESAQTSVQDLVSEAKALCVQMASANTGAAERRSAAEIVQNTLEEVVSLANTQVNGRYVFAGSKTDAAAFTLNSDNSVTYNGDSNPFTIKIGKDATVEIGGDGQAAFQPSGAGGSDDIFRILKDLKTALQGNDISGIQTAMTNLDTHFDHNSAQIADVGSKMIRMEIKDNVLQNLDIATTESLSKIEDAEITEAIMDLKAKEVAYQAALAASSKVLQLSLVNYM
- a CDS encoding glycosyltransferase family 4 protein, encoding MPVNNPDKTSGVSLRLGILHYSCPPVIGGVEEILSQQASVFHRRGHSVSVLAGMGEVFTKDFPVRIEPVLGSKNARIIKAQEECKKGRQGALEGPTNRIHGILKDWSRDIDIIIAHNVLHMPFNLPLTLGLRRLADSEDGPVVVSWAHDSPYFQAGPPKYLNGLPWLVLQHVHPNIHYVTVSESRKELFRKHCGDASWRVIHNGIDPVRFFYVDQRSVMLSEELDLFGRDLVVVQPSRITPRKNLELAIHIIRGIKLLGHNVLFVLTGAYDPHEERAVAYYRRLRYWIKELGLQDNIAILAEYRFRNKTKLVSDRVFIRDLYLMADLLLMTSKDEGFGLPLLEAGMIKLPIACSDIWPFRELGEGVCFFGLDEPPLFIAGRIVEYLACSNTHLMFRNVMRRYVWDVVYKQEALPFLREITGRTGTPDKAGSKGQTPDQRKNRESVTKA
- the flgK gene encoding flagellar hook-associated protein FlgK, with translation MSSGIGLVLSIAKDALAAQQYGIYVTSHNIANVNTPGYSKQTAVFEAKKPAPFGGVLLGRGVDTTEIVRASDQIIENRVMQQKSSLYCYKEMENYMLAMEGLFNENSDTSLSTMLGEFWNLWHDISNDPSGAAERIALYEHSLLISQQFKSIDSDLLQLNTDLTNAVKAGVGRVNEITAAIANLNNEIAGLEIDASANDLRDQRNVLASELAEYIDMKIFEQSNGAFTIVSAKGVVLVDGNDGYDIELDGSSVKWQGSGGNEVDITDNISKGKLGGWLDMRDEIVAKYKQDLTELASEFIWAVNKQHSQGVGLTTFSSATGTYGASAPGAALTSSASGLDYYEKISGGTFEVWLYDSTDTLANGGGTTVTVTAGVTTLNDIATAITALDPDISASVNADGKLAITTTNNHTFAFSDDTSNVLAALGINTFFTGSAAGGMGVNDVIGSDKDYIAAAKIDSDVTSSGYGTFATGDNTNALAIVDLQYTSMSVSEWTYDRINGNTEGTSTATIEEYYHSLVGSLGIKGSSISRSRAFNEVMVNELKTMRESISSVSLDEEMTQLMQYQHAFAAGAKLVSVSDEMLQTLLGVK
- a CDS encoding rod-binding protein codes for the protein MTSDRRPMSDMTGITASEIGLRAHVVLKGTDRKDAKLRQACADFESIFIYFVLKSARKSIPENGLLDSSHESKIYKSMLDEQMAQSVAKGGGMGLGQLLYEKLTDQVAKQYDKMSGAESSTLASKHFIR
- a CDS encoding nucleoside phosphorylase — translated: MTQDAIICPRKGKHDPSIGPVAVMVAMEKDLALMRRSMGIQGRARSRILTSNLYTVAVSHQDITLVGPVLGAPYAAMVLEKLIVLGAQKILFFGWCGSLQQVVQISDFVVPDRAVIGEGTSGHYPVADSRPRPSGIVFKAIEQSFKEGLISFHRGAVWSTDAPYRETKQDVILFQNRGVLGVDMELSALFTVARFRQVDIGALLVVSDEIGSLRWMPGFSSKRFNRSRKVAAEVIHRICQKMSQSVVKEK
- a CDS encoding flagellar assembly protein FliW — protein: MKVETTRFGTVELPEEKLISMSHGMLGFADKKRFCLIQHKEESPFFWYQSLDDPALAFVITNRWLFKPDYEVDLDAAVQAMGWDQQGEKVALECYIIVTIPRGAPEKMTANLIGPMVLNPKTCEAVQIVLYNDSYSHKYPLVKKKAA
- a CDS encoding flagellar protein FlgN; this encodes MKAPIKSLEDLFYEKIMLYQDLVECLKQEREFLIKTDMDALWEISDKKQSIVPRIEAVRVKALAALSEASIDHGMDVSSFSLATVLSLIPSVERKRFKKAYLSLVGLKTETRQRSRENKQFIEQSLDFLDQLISIIANGHTAEPLYNGCGSLNSNGPANVLLTREV
- a CDS encoding glycosyltransferase family 4 protein gives rise to the protein MERVGFVSTRIAGTDGVTLETYKWYQVLERNGYECYFFGGELDTPQDRSFLEPVAHFEAPEILEITTLCFEKTTRRASLSAKMAELKEHLKSRLYEFCGHFNIDLLIPENALAIPMNIPLGWALTELIAETGMPAIAHHHDFSWERKRFLINAVHDHLQCSFPPNLRSMRHVVINSEASRQLSFRKGMSNVVIPNVFDFASPPPPPPNGKLLREELEFEDDDLFVLQPTRVVPRKWIERAVELVSLMKLKRPRVVISHESGDEGSLYAKRVIEYAERLGVEVVYVGDKIGSARCFKARCDRKYTIEDAYHNADLVTYPSGYEGFGNAFLEAIYFKKPVVVNRYSIFIEDIEPCGFDVISFESFVTSELIDRIKSFLEPGNIGWIVEKNYELGKRHFSYEVLERKLLPLIESFR